In Cryptomeria japonica chromosome 10, Sugi_1.0, whole genome shotgun sequence, a genomic segment contains:
- the LOC131060729 gene encoding cytochrome P450 750A1 has protein sequence MSFPMLLLDAQPSAFTTAVVILVVLWIFRKLSRHRKGARKLPPGPTPWPILGNLLQLGKLPHHSLQHLAMKYGPIFSLKLGSIPAVVISSPAMAKIFLKTQDSIFANRPLSSAAEHMAYNYKDVGFNRYGPYWRQMKKVCMVELFNDRRLESFAPILEEELDFALRSMWEESREGKSAVNLSKLMSSIIQAHLWRILSGGKSNDYHLNEDAKEIKALLWEISHLAGLFNIGDFIPWTDWMDLQGLKKRMRKAHQSFDQFATKIMEQHKQRKSSSTTDVLDALLAMQSNDSISITPQNIKAVLFDLIVAGVETTATTLEWAMSLLIRNPSVVEKVREEIEGVVGRDRAVKSSDLRSMEYLGCVVKETLRLYPVLPLLLPHESIQDSNVEGYFIPAESRVIVNAWAFARDPSVWNDPLEFMPERFMGKDDDFVKAKEFFDMVPFGAGRRGCPGATMAFSIMTLTIAQLVHCFDWRVEGELDMTETFGATTPREHELLAFPTLRLPACP, from the exons ATGTCTTTTCCCATGTTGCTTCTCGATGCACAACCTTCAGCATTCACCACTGCTGTTGTGATTCTGGTGGTGCTCTGGATTTTCCGTAAACTTTCTAGGCATAGAAAAGGTGCAAGAAAATTGCCCCCTGGGCCTACTCCCTGGCCTATCTTGGGAAATTTGCTTCAGTTGGGAAAGCTTCCCCACCATAGTCTTCAACATCTTGCTATGAAATATGGGCCCATTTTCTCACTGAAATTGGGCTCTATTCCCGCAGTTGTGATTTCTTCTCCTGCCATGGCCAAAATATTCTTGAAAACTCAGGATTCAATCTTCGCCAACCGGCCTCTAAGCTCTGCAGCAGAGCACATGGCCTATAACTACAAAGACGTGGGTTTCAATCGTTATGGGCCTTACTGGAGGCAGATGAAGAAAGTATGCATGGTGGAATTGTTTAATGACAGAAGATTGGAGTCCTTCGCACCCATACTGGAGGAGGAGCTTGATTTCGCTCTCCGTTCAATGTGGGAGGAGAGCCGAGAGGGCAAAAGTGCTGTCAATCTTAGCAAGCTCATGTCGTCCATTATACAGGCGCATTTATGGCGAATCCTCTCTGGTGGCAAATCTAATGACTACCATTTGAATGAAGATGCCAAGGAAATTAAAGCTCTGTTGTGGGAGATTTCCCACTTAGCTGGTCTTTTCAACATTGGAGACTTTATTCCTTGGACAGACTGGATGGATTTGCAAGGATTAAAGAAGCGCATGCGAAAGGCACATCAATCCTTCGACCAATTCGCTACCAAAATAATGGAGCAGCACAAGCAGAGGAAAAGCAGCTCAACCACGGACGTCCTTGACGCGCTTCTCGCGATGCAGTCCAACGATTCCATCTCAATCACTCCTCAAAACATCAAGGCCGTCCTTTTT GATCTTATCGTGGCTGGCGTGGAAACAACGGCCACTACCTTGGAATGGGCGATGAGTTTGCTGATCCGAAACCCTAGCGTGGTGGAGAAAGTGCGGGAAGAAATCGAAGGCGTGGTGGGCAGGGACAGGGCAGTAAAAAGCAGCGATCTTCGAAGCATGGAATATCTTGGGTGTGTGGTGAAAGAGACTCTGAGATTATACCCGGTGTTGCCTTTGCTACTTCCCCACGAATCAATACAAGATTCTAATGTTGAGGGCTACTTCATTCCGGCGGAAAGCAGGGTTATTGTGAACGCCTGGGCTTTTGCAAGAGATCCCTCCGTGTGGAATGATCCTCTGGAGTTCATGCCAGAGAGATTCATGGGAAAAGATGATGATTTTGTGAAAGCCAAGGAGTTTTTTGATATGGTTCCCTTCGGAGCAGGACgaagaggatgccccggggctacCATGGCCTTCTCCATCATGACGCTTACCATTGCTCAGCTCGTGCACTGCTTTGATTGGCGCGTGGAAGGAGAGTTGGACATGACTGAAACCTTTGGTGCCACCACGCCCAGAGAACATGAACTTCTTGCCTTTCCGACCTTGAGGTTGCCCGCTTGCCCCTGA